One stretch of Nicotiana tabacum cultivar K326 chromosome 18, ASM71507v2, whole genome shotgun sequence DNA includes these proteins:
- the LOC107810205 gene encoding photosystem II 10 kDa polypeptide, chloroplastic-like yields MASTVMSSLSLKPATFSVEKTAVKGLPSLARSSSSFRVQASGVKKLKTDKPYGINGSMSLRDGVDASGRKPKGKGVYQFVDKYGANVDGYSPIYNTDDWSPSGDVYVGGTTGLAIWAVTLVGILAGGALLVFNTSALAQ; encoded by the exons ATGGCAAGCACAGTAATGAGCTCATTGAGCCTTAAACCTGCAACTTTCAGTGTGGAGAAGACAGCAGTGAAAGGACTGCCATCACTTGCTAGGTCTTCTTCTTCCTTCAGAGTTCAAGCTAGTGGTGTCAAGAAGCTTAAAACTGACAAGCCTTACG GAATTAATGGAAGCATGAGCTTGAGAGACGGCGTTGATGCCTCAGGCAGGAAGCCCAAG GGAAAGGGTGTTTACCAATTCGTTGACAAATATGGAGCAAATGTTGATGGATACAG CCCCATCTACAACACAGATGATTGGTCTCCAAGCGGTGATGTCTATGTTGGTG GTACCACTGGCTTAGCCATATGGGCAGTCACCTTGGTTGGCATTCTAGCTGGAGGTGCTCTCCTTGTTTTCAACACAAGTGCTTTGGCACAGTAG
- the LOC107810154 gene encoding uncharacterized protein LOC107810154 isoform X4 — MASASTEEVVNALLEYLVSPRLPLTSSAIKEPPSLSQQHSVAKQLHAVVLLYNYYQRKQNPQAQNLDFESFCKLAVTLKPALVSYMKFMNQSDLTGSKDMGDDLSVAEKAIQDACNISCALDASKNVPSINKWLIAKVSVLLLDSKKETCWLLYSSVTDGVWSLLEKNLELPSAEIEGMVEGKHLNKKRRTSMRPVKVEQKGDDSGFQQFAFLAVKDATGISRSDLVVLEKHVVYSLTKEKTASCFYIMQCKSINQDIQIPVKEIFESLQGPLVKKSSGSWSTTEAVEYFHLLPYANIMSAFLLSVEEPVKKIEAKMPDESSEALIGTKSDRINLEISEAKHGDGRHEKVSHSAVGQEATAVDGHQRIRKSEEAGRDSSIKNTETDFSDDKLSDVNLECLNDTSKKVYHENSRDYKDSTAKELYDTINCPRTREDKTEELVKSTKSCEINGFNGMELAGAHPESLEVQMNDDYHFSRSPTRPQRMDIDACIPCSKNGNSKDRKLITKVYHHEKKTTRVSGGETIGGGVICKAERTDEGKSAKECGISTISPNRNWISVAHTALVPYQHDTMDIGNLQTVLASKEKALTQSALRVLLHKREKLCLESLEMSLLLCQVL, encoded by the exons ATGGCATCAGCTTCTACAGAGGAAGTGGTGAATGCATTGCTGGAATACTTAGTTAGTCCTCGCTTGCCTTTGACATCTTCTGCCATTAAGGAACCTCCTTCTCTTTCTCAGCAGCACTCTGTTGCCAAACAG TTGCATGCTGTTGTGTTACTTTACAACTACTACCAGAGGAAGCAAAATCCACAGGCACAAAATTTAGACTTCGAGTCATTTTGCAAGTTGGCTGTGACTCTAAAACCGGCTTTGGTGTCATACATGAAGTTCATGAATCAATCTGATCTAACTGGCTCCAAGGACATGGGCGATGATCTTTCTGTAGCTGAAAAAGCAATTCAAGATGCTTGCAACATATCTTGCGCTTTAGATGCCTCAAAAAATGTTCCGTCTATAAACAAATGGCTAATTGCCAAAGTTTCTGTCTTATTACTAGACTCTAAGAAAGAAACTTGTTGGCTGCTTTATAGTTCTGTCACAGATGGGGTCTGGTCTCTCCTCGAAAAAAATCTTGAGCTTCCCTCTGCTGAAATTGAAGGTATGGTGGAGGGAAAACATCTAAACAAAAAGAGGCGAACCAGTATGAGACCAGTGAAGGTAGAGCAAAAAGGTGATGACTCTGGCTTTCAGCAGTTTGCATTTTTGGCTGTCAAGGATGCAACAG GTATTTCTCGGTCTGACCTTGTGGTTTTGGAGAAGCATGTGGTATATTCACTAACTAAAGAAAAGACAGCATCTTGCTTTTACATCATGCAATGCAAATCAATCAATCAAGACATTCAAATTCCTGTCAAGGAGATTTTTGAGAG TTTACAGGGTCCATTGGTGAAAAAAAGTTCTGGTAGTTGGTCCACTACAGAAGCAGTTGAGTACTTTCATCTGCTTCCCTATGCCAATATCATGTCAGCCTTTCTTCTGAG CGTAGAGGAACCGGTAAAAAAGATAGAAGCAAAGATGCCTGATGAAAGTTCTGAAGCTTTAATTGGAACAAAGTCAGATCGTATAAACCTAGAAATTTCAGAGGCAAAACATGGTGATGGTCGCCATGAAAAAGTTAGTCATTCTGCAGTTGGTCAAGAAGCAACTGCTGTAGATGGCCACCAGAGGATAAGGAAAAGTGAAGAAGCTGGAAGAGATAGTTCAATCAAAAATACAGAAACTGATTTCAGTGATGATAAGCTATCTGATGTCAACTTGGAATGTCTAAATGATACAAGTAAAAAGGTATACCATGAAAATAGCAGAGACTATAAAGATTCAACTGCAAAAGAATTGTATGATACCATCAACTGTCCACGTACACGAGAAGATAAAACTGAGGAGCTGGTGAAGTCCACTAAAAGCTGTGAAATCAATGGTTTTAATGGAATGGAGTTAGCTGGTGCTCATCCTGAATCTTTGGAGGTGCAAATGAATGATGATTATCACTTTTCTAGGTCTCCTACTAGGCCTCAGAGGATGGACATTGATGCTTGTATTCCCTGCTCCAAAAATGGAAACAGTAAGGATCGTAAGCTTATTACAAAGGTTTACCATCACGAGAAAAAGACGACGAGGGTGAGTGGTGGAGAAACCATTGGAGGTGGTGTAATTTGCaag GCAGAAAGAACTGATGAAGGGAAGTCTGCTAAAGAGTGTGGCATTTCCACTATCTCACCCAATCGGAATTGGATTTCAGTGGCACATACTGCACTTGTTCCTTATCAGCATGATACTATGGATATAGGCAATTTACAAACTGTTTTGGCTTCAAAAGAGAAGGCTTTAACACAAAGTGCCCTTAGAGTTCTTCTTCATAAACGAGAGAAACTG TGTTTGGAAAGTTTGGAGATGTCCCTTTTGTTGTGTCAGGTCTTATAG
- the LOC107810154 gene encoding uncharacterized protein LOC107810154 isoform X3: MASASTEEVVNALLEYLVSPRLPLTSSAIKEPPSLSQQHSVAKQLHAVVLLYNYYQRKQNPQAQNLDFESFCKLAVTLKPALVSYMKFMNQSDLTGSKDMGDDLSVAEKAIQDACNISCALDASKNVPSINKWLIAKVSVLLLDSKKETCWLLYSSVTDGVWSLLEKNLELPSAEIEGMVEGKHLNKKRRTSMRPVKVEQKGDDSGFQQFAFLAVKDATGISRSDLVVLEKHVVYSLTKEKTASCFYIMQCKSINQDIQIPVKEIFESLQGPLVKKSSGSWSTTEAVEYFHLLPYANIMSAFLLSVEEPVKKIEAKMPDESSEALIGTKSDRINLEISEAKHGDGRHEKVSHSAVGQEATAVDGHQRIRKSEEAGRDSSIKNTETDFSDDKLSDVNLECLNDTSKKVYHENSRDYKDSTAKELYDTINCPRTREDKTEELVKSTKSCEINGFNGMELAGAHPESLEVQMNDDYHFSRSPTRPQRMDIDACIPCSKNGNSKDRKLITKVYHHEKKTTRVSGGETIGGGVICKAERTDEGKSAKECGISTISPNRNWISVAHTALVPYQHDTMDIGNLQTVLASKEKALTQSALRVLLHKREKLCHQQHKIEDEIALCDKSIQRILDGLASNMLCE; the protein is encoded by the exons ATGGCATCAGCTTCTACAGAGGAAGTGGTGAATGCATTGCTGGAATACTTAGTTAGTCCTCGCTTGCCTTTGACATCTTCTGCCATTAAGGAACCTCCTTCTCTTTCTCAGCAGCACTCTGTTGCCAAACAG TTGCATGCTGTTGTGTTACTTTACAACTACTACCAGAGGAAGCAAAATCCACAGGCACAAAATTTAGACTTCGAGTCATTTTGCAAGTTGGCTGTGACTCTAAAACCGGCTTTGGTGTCATACATGAAGTTCATGAATCAATCTGATCTAACTGGCTCCAAGGACATGGGCGATGATCTTTCTGTAGCTGAAAAAGCAATTCAAGATGCTTGCAACATATCTTGCGCTTTAGATGCCTCAAAAAATGTTCCGTCTATAAACAAATGGCTAATTGCCAAAGTTTCTGTCTTATTACTAGACTCTAAGAAAGAAACTTGTTGGCTGCTTTATAGTTCTGTCACAGATGGGGTCTGGTCTCTCCTCGAAAAAAATCTTGAGCTTCCCTCTGCTGAAATTGAAGGTATGGTGGAGGGAAAACATCTAAACAAAAAGAGGCGAACCAGTATGAGACCAGTGAAGGTAGAGCAAAAAGGTGATGACTCTGGCTTTCAGCAGTTTGCATTTTTGGCTGTCAAGGATGCAACAG GTATTTCTCGGTCTGACCTTGTGGTTTTGGAGAAGCATGTGGTATATTCACTAACTAAAGAAAAGACAGCATCTTGCTTTTACATCATGCAATGCAAATCAATCAATCAAGACATTCAAATTCCTGTCAAGGAGATTTTTGAGAG TTTACAGGGTCCATTGGTGAAAAAAAGTTCTGGTAGTTGGTCCACTACAGAAGCAGTTGAGTACTTTCATCTGCTTCCCTATGCCAATATCATGTCAGCCTTTCTTCTGAG CGTAGAGGAACCGGTAAAAAAGATAGAAGCAAAGATGCCTGATGAAAGTTCTGAAGCTTTAATTGGAACAAAGTCAGATCGTATAAACCTAGAAATTTCAGAGGCAAAACATGGTGATGGTCGCCATGAAAAAGTTAGTCATTCTGCAGTTGGTCAAGAAGCAACTGCTGTAGATGGCCACCAGAGGATAAGGAAAAGTGAAGAAGCTGGAAGAGATAGTTCAATCAAAAATACAGAAACTGATTTCAGTGATGATAAGCTATCTGATGTCAACTTGGAATGTCTAAATGATACAAGTAAAAAGGTATACCATGAAAATAGCAGAGACTATAAAGATTCAACTGCAAAAGAATTGTATGATACCATCAACTGTCCACGTACACGAGAAGATAAAACTGAGGAGCTGGTGAAGTCCACTAAAAGCTGTGAAATCAATGGTTTTAATGGAATGGAGTTAGCTGGTGCTCATCCTGAATCTTTGGAGGTGCAAATGAATGATGATTATCACTTTTCTAGGTCTCCTACTAGGCCTCAGAGGATGGACATTGATGCTTGTATTCCCTGCTCCAAAAATGGAAACAGTAAGGATCGTAAGCTTATTACAAAGGTTTACCATCACGAGAAAAAGACGACGAGGGTGAGTGGTGGAGAAACCATTGGAGGTGGTGTAATTTGCaag GCAGAAAGAACTGATGAAGGGAAGTCTGCTAAAGAGTGTGGCATTTCCACTATCTCACCCAATCGGAATTGGATTTCAGTGGCACATACTGCACTTGTTCCTTATCAGCATGATACTATGGATATAGGCAATTTACAAACTGTTTTGGCTTCAAAAGAGAAGGCTTTAACACAAAGTGCCCTTAGAGTTCTTCTTCATAAACGAGAGAAACTG TGTCATCAACAACATAAAATAGAAGATGAAATAGCATTATGTGATAAAAGTATTCAAAGAATCTTAGATG gaCTTGCATCAAATATGTTGTGTGAATAA
- the LOC107810154 gene encoding uncharacterized protein LOC107810154 isoform X2, with protein MASASTEEVVNALLEYLVSPRLPLTSSAIKEPPSLSQQHSVAKQLHAVVLLYNYYQRKQNPQAQNLDFESFCKLAVTLKPALVSYMKFMNQSDLTGSKDMGDDLSVAEKAIQDACNISCALDASKNVPSINKWLIAKVSVLLLDSKKETCWLLYSSVTDGVWSLLEKNLELPSAEIEGMVEGKHLNKKRRTSMRPVKVEQKGDDSGFQQFAFLAVKDATGISRSDLVVLEKHVVYSLTKEKTASCFYIMQCKSINQDIQIPVKEIFESLQGPLVKKSSGSWSTTEAVEYFHLLPYANIMSAFLLSVEEPVKKIEAKMPDESSEALIGTKSDRINLEISEAKHGDGRHEKVSHSAVGQEATAVDGHQRIRKSEEAGRDSSIKNTETDFSDDKLSDVNLECLNDTSKKVYHENSRDYKDSTAKELYDTINCPRTREDKTEELVKSTKSCEINGFNGMELAGAHPESLEVQMNDDYHFSRSPTRPQRMDIDACIPCSKNGNSKDRKLITKVYHHEKKTTRVSGGETIGGGVICKAERTDEGKSAKECGISTISPNRNWISVAHTALVPYQHDTMDIGNLQTVLASKEKALTQSALRVLLHKREKLCHQQHKIEDEIALCDKSIQRILDGGKGNLALKLETLLGFCDEMCLKDRAAIQEEGHQPDEELGLVQPMSGRKLPKAVCTSQRACQACFGIRTCLDFISPLFSVTCIKYVV; from the exons ATGGCATCAGCTTCTACAGAGGAAGTGGTGAATGCATTGCTGGAATACTTAGTTAGTCCTCGCTTGCCTTTGACATCTTCTGCCATTAAGGAACCTCCTTCTCTTTCTCAGCAGCACTCTGTTGCCAAACAG TTGCATGCTGTTGTGTTACTTTACAACTACTACCAGAGGAAGCAAAATCCACAGGCACAAAATTTAGACTTCGAGTCATTTTGCAAGTTGGCTGTGACTCTAAAACCGGCTTTGGTGTCATACATGAAGTTCATGAATCAATCTGATCTAACTGGCTCCAAGGACATGGGCGATGATCTTTCTGTAGCTGAAAAAGCAATTCAAGATGCTTGCAACATATCTTGCGCTTTAGATGCCTCAAAAAATGTTCCGTCTATAAACAAATGGCTAATTGCCAAAGTTTCTGTCTTATTACTAGACTCTAAGAAAGAAACTTGTTGGCTGCTTTATAGTTCTGTCACAGATGGGGTCTGGTCTCTCCTCGAAAAAAATCTTGAGCTTCCCTCTGCTGAAATTGAAGGTATGGTGGAGGGAAAACATCTAAACAAAAAGAGGCGAACCAGTATGAGACCAGTGAAGGTAGAGCAAAAAGGTGATGACTCTGGCTTTCAGCAGTTTGCATTTTTGGCTGTCAAGGATGCAACAG GTATTTCTCGGTCTGACCTTGTGGTTTTGGAGAAGCATGTGGTATATTCACTAACTAAAGAAAAGACAGCATCTTGCTTTTACATCATGCAATGCAAATCAATCAATCAAGACATTCAAATTCCTGTCAAGGAGATTTTTGAGAG TTTACAGGGTCCATTGGTGAAAAAAAGTTCTGGTAGTTGGTCCACTACAGAAGCAGTTGAGTACTTTCATCTGCTTCCCTATGCCAATATCATGTCAGCCTTTCTTCTGAG CGTAGAGGAACCGGTAAAAAAGATAGAAGCAAAGATGCCTGATGAAAGTTCTGAAGCTTTAATTGGAACAAAGTCAGATCGTATAAACCTAGAAATTTCAGAGGCAAAACATGGTGATGGTCGCCATGAAAAAGTTAGTCATTCTGCAGTTGGTCAAGAAGCAACTGCTGTAGATGGCCACCAGAGGATAAGGAAAAGTGAAGAAGCTGGAAGAGATAGTTCAATCAAAAATACAGAAACTGATTTCAGTGATGATAAGCTATCTGATGTCAACTTGGAATGTCTAAATGATACAAGTAAAAAGGTATACCATGAAAATAGCAGAGACTATAAAGATTCAACTGCAAAAGAATTGTATGATACCATCAACTGTCCACGTACACGAGAAGATAAAACTGAGGAGCTGGTGAAGTCCACTAAAAGCTGTGAAATCAATGGTTTTAATGGAATGGAGTTAGCTGGTGCTCATCCTGAATCTTTGGAGGTGCAAATGAATGATGATTATCACTTTTCTAGGTCTCCTACTAGGCCTCAGAGGATGGACATTGATGCTTGTATTCCCTGCTCCAAAAATGGAAACAGTAAGGATCGTAAGCTTATTACAAAGGTTTACCATCACGAGAAAAAGACGACGAGGGTGAGTGGTGGAGAAACCATTGGAGGTGGTGTAATTTGCaag GCAGAAAGAACTGATGAAGGGAAGTCTGCTAAAGAGTGTGGCATTTCCACTATCTCACCCAATCGGAATTGGATTTCAGTGGCACATACTGCACTTGTTCCTTATCAGCATGATACTATGGATATAGGCAATTTACAAACTGTTTTGGCTTCAAAAGAGAAGGCTTTAACACAAAGTGCCCTTAGAGTTCTTCTTCATAAACGAGAGAAACTG TGTCATCAACAACATAAAATAGAAGATGAAATAGCATTATGTGATAAAAGTATTCAAAGAATCTTAGATG GTGGCAAAGGTAATTTGGCTTTAAAACTAGAAACGCTACTGGGCTTCTGTGATGAAATGTGCTTGAAGGATAGAGCTGCTATCCAAGAAGAAGGCCATCAACCTGACGAAGAGCTTGGCTTGGTTCAACCTATGAGTGGAAGGAAATTGCCCAAAGCTGTATGCACTTCACAACGTGCATGTCAGGCATGTTTTGGCATCAGAACTTGCTTGGATTTTATCTCTCCTCTTTTTTCAGT gaCTTGCATCAAATATGTTGTGTGA
- the LOC107810154 gene encoding uncharacterized protein LOC107810154 isoform X5 — MVEGKHLNKKRRTSMRPVKVEQKGDDSGFQQFAFLAVKDATGISRSDLVVLEKHVVYSLTKEKTASCFYIMQCKSINQDIQIPVKEIFESLQGPLVKKSSGSWSTTEAVEYFHLLPYANIMSAFLLSVEEPVKKIEAKMPDESSEALIGTKSDRINLEISEAKHGDGRHEKVSHSAVGQEATAVDGHQRIRKSEEAGRDSSIKNTETDFSDDKLSDVNLECLNDTSKKVYHENSRDYKDSTAKELYDTINCPRTREDKTEELVKSTKSCEINGFNGMELAGAHPESLEVQMNDDYHFSRSPTRPQRMDIDACIPCSKNGNSKDRKLITKVYHHEKKTTRVSGGETIGGGVICKAERTDEGKSAKECGISTISPNRNWISVAHTALVPYQHDTMDIGNLQTVLASKEKALTQSALRVLLHKREKLCHQQHKIEDEIALCDKSIQRILDGGKGNLALKLETLLGFCDEMCLKDRAAIQEEGHQPDEELGLVQPMSGRKLPKAVCTSQRACQDLHQICCVNNWMSPSYNVSATDGGFHARVTVKGVDFLYSCESDLHSSPSEAQESAAFQMITKLHSVADHMH; from the exons ATGGTGGAGGGAAAACATCTAAACAAAAAGAGGCGAACCAGTATGAGACCAGTGAAGGTAGAGCAAAAAGGTGATGACTCTGGCTTTCAGCAGTTTGCATTTTTGGCTGTCAAGGATGCAACAG GTATTTCTCGGTCTGACCTTGTGGTTTTGGAGAAGCATGTGGTATATTCACTAACTAAAGAAAAGACAGCATCTTGCTTTTACATCATGCAATGCAAATCAATCAATCAAGACATTCAAATTCCTGTCAAGGAGATTTTTGAGAG TTTACAGGGTCCATTGGTGAAAAAAAGTTCTGGTAGTTGGTCCACTACAGAAGCAGTTGAGTACTTTCATCTGCTTCCCTATGCCAATATCATGTCAGCCTTTCTTCTGAG CGTAGAGGAACCGGTAAAAAAGATAGAAGCAAAGATGCCTGATGAAAGTTCTGAAGCTTTAATTGGAACAAAGTCAGATCGTATAAACCTAGAAATTTCAGAGGCAAAACATGGTGATGGTCGCCATGAAAAAGTTAGTCATTCTGCAGTTGGTCAAGAAGCAACTGCTGTAGATGGCCACCAGAGGATAAGGAAAAGTGAAGAAGCTGGAAGAGATAGTTCAATCAAAAATACAGAAACTGATTTCAGTGATGATAAGCTATCTGATGTCAACTTGGAATGTCTAAATGATACAAGTAAAAAGGTATACCATGAAAATAGCAGAGACTATAAAGATTCAACTGCAAAAGAATTGTATGATACCATCAACTGTCCACGTACACGAGAAGATAAAACTGAGGAGCTGGTGAAGTCCACTAAAAGCTGTGAAATCAATGGTTTTAATGGAATGGAGTTAGCTGGTGCTCATCCTGAATCTTTGGAGGTGCAAATGAATGATGATTATCACTTTTCTAGGTCTCCTACTAGGCCTCAGAGGATGGACATTGATGCTTGTATTCCCTGCTCCAAAAATGGAAACAGTAAGGATCGTAAGCTTATTACAAAGGTTTACCATCACGAGAAAAAGACGACGAGGGTGAGTGGTGGAGAAACCATTGGAGGTGGTGTAATTTGCaag GCAGAAAGAACTGATGAAGGGAAGTCTGCTAAAGAGTGTGGCATTTCCACTATCTCACCCAATCGGAATTGGATTTCAGTGGCACATACTGCACTTGTTCCTTATCAGCATGATACTATGGATATAGGCAATTTACAAACTGTTTTGGCTTCAAAAGAGAAGGCTTTAACACAAAGTGCCCTTAGAGTTCTTCTTCATAAACGAGAGAAACTG TGTCATCAACAACATAAAATAGAAGATGAAATAGCATTATGTGATAAAAGTATTCAAAGAATCTTAGATG GTGGCAAAGGTAATTTGGCTTTAAAACTAGAAACGCTACTGGGCTTCTGTGATGAAATGTGCTTGAAGGATAGAGCTGCTATCCAAGAAGAAGGCCATCAACCTGACGAAGAGCTTGGCTTGGTTCAACCTATGAGTGGAAGGAAATTGCCCAAAGCTGTATGCACTTCACAACGTGCATGTCAG gaCTTGCATCAAATATGTTGTGTGAATAACTGGATGTCTCCATCATATAATGTGTCAGCAACAGACG GTGGATTTCATGCTAGAGTTACTGTAAAGGGGGTTGACTTTCTATATTCTTGTGAGAGTGATCTGCATTCCAGCCCCTCTGAAGCACAAGAGTCAGCTGCATTTCAGATGATTACCAAATTACACTCTGTGGCAGATCACATGCATTAG
- the LOC107810154 gene encoding uncharacterized protein LOC107810154 isoform X1 — MASASTEEVVNALLEYLVSPRLPLTSSAIKEPPSLSQQHSVAKQLHAVVLLYNYYQRKQNPQAQNLDFESFCKLAVTLKPALVSYMKFMNQSDLTGSKDMGDDLSVAEKAIQDACNISCALDASKNVPSINKWLIAKVSVLLLDSKKETCWLLYSSVTDGVWSLLEKNLELPSAEIEGMVEGKHLNKKRRTSMRPVKVEQKGDDSGFQQFAFLAVKDATGISRSDLVVLEKHVVYSLTKEKTASCFYIMQCKSINQDIQIPVKEIFESLQGPLVKKSSGSWSTTEAVEYFHLLPYANIMSAFLLSVEEPVKKIEAKMPDESSEALIGTKSDRINLEISEAKHGDGRHEKVSHSAVGQEATAVDGHQRIRKSEEAGRDSSIKNTETDFSDDKLSDVNLECLNDTSKKVYHENSRDYKDSTAKELYDTINCPRTREDKTEELVKSTKSCEINGFNGMELAGAHPESLEVQMNDDYHFSRSPTRPQRMDIDACIPCSKNGNSKDRKLITKVYHHEKKTTRVSGGETIGGGVICKAERTDEGKSAKECGISTISPNRNWISVAHTALVPYQHDTMDIGNLQTVLASKEKALTQSALRVLLHKREKLCHQQHKIEDEIALCDKSIQRILDGGKGNLALKLETLLGFCDEMCLKDRAAIQEEGHQPDEELGLVQPMSGRKLPKAVCTSQRACQDLHQICCVNNWMSPSYNVSATDGGFHARVTVKGVDFLYSCESDLHSSPSEAQESAAFQMITKLHSVADHMH, encoded by the exons ATGGCATCAGCTTCTACAGAGGAAGTGGTGAATGCATTGCTGGAATACTTAGTTAGTCCTCGCTTGCCTTTGACATCTTCTGCCATTAAGGAACCTCCTTCTCTTTCTCAGCAGCACTCTGTTGCCAAACAG TTGCATGCTGTTGTGTTACTTTACAACTACTACCAGAGGAAGCAAAATCCACAGGCACAAAATTTAGACTTCGAGTCATTTTGCAAGTTGGCTGTGACTCTAAAACCGGCTTTGGTGTCATACATGAAGTTCATGAATCAATCTGATCTAACTGGCTCCAAGGACATGGGCGATGATCTTTCTGTAGCTGAAAAAGCAATTCAAGATGCTTGCAACATATCTTGCGCTTTAGATGCCTCAAAAAATGTTCCGTCTATAAACAAATGGCTAATTGCCAAAGTTTCTGTCTTATTACTAGACTCTAAGAAAGAAACTTGTTGGCTGCTTTATAGTTCTGTCACAGATGGGGTCTGGTCTCTCCTCGAAAAAAATCTTGAGCTTCCCTCTGCTGAAATTGAAGGTATGGTGGAGGGAAAACATCTAAACAAAAAGAGGCGAACCAGTATGAGACCAGTGAAGGTAGAGCAAAAAGGTGATGACTCTGGCTTTCAGCAGTTTGCATTTTTGGCTGTCAAGGATGCAACAG GTATTTCTCGGTCTGACCTTGTGGTTTTGGAGAAGCATGTGGTATATTCACTAACTAAAGAAAAGACAGCATCTTGCTTTTACATCATGCAATGCAAATCAATCAATCAAGACATTCAAATTCCTGTCAAGGAGATTTTTGAGAG TTTACAGGGTCCATTGGTGAAAAAAAGTTCTGGTAGTTGGTCCACTACAGAAGCAGTTGAGTACTTTCATCTGCTTCCCTATGCCAATATCATGTCAGCCTTTCTTCTGAG CGTAGAGGAACCGGTAAAAAAGATAGAAGCAAAGATGCCTGATGAAAGTTCTGAAGCTTTAATTGGAACAAAGTCAGATCGTATAAACCTAGAAATTTCAGAGGCAAAACATGGTGATGGTCGCCATGAAAAAGTTAGTCATTCTGCAGTTGGTCAAGAAGCAACTGCTGTAGATGGCCACCAGAGGATAAGGAAAAGTGAAGAAGCTGGAAGAGATAGTTCAATCAAAAATACAGAAACTGATTTCAGTGATGATAAGCTATCTGATGTCAACTTGGAATGTCTAAATGATACAAGTAAAAAGGTATACCATGAAAATAGCAGAGACTATAAAGATTCAACTGCAAAAGAATTGTATGATACCATCAACTGTCCACGTACACGAGAAGATAAAACTGAGGAGCTGGTGAAGTCCACTAAAAGCTGTGAAATCAATGGTTTTAATGGAATGGAGTTAGCTGGTGCTCATCCTGAATCTTTGGAGGTGCAAATGAATGATGATTATCACTTTTCTAGGTCTCCTACTAGGCCTCAGAGGATGGACATTGATGCTTGTATTCCCTGCTCCAAAAATGGAAACAGTAAGGATCGTAAGCTTATTACAAAGGTTTACCATCACGAGAAAAAGACGACGAGGGTGAGTGGTGGAGAAACCATTGGAGGTGGTGTAATTTGCaag GCAGAAAGAACTGATGAAGGGAAGTCTGCTAAAGAGTGTGGCATTTCCACTATCTCACCCAATCGGAATTGGATTTCAGTGGCACATACTGCACTTGTTCCTTATCAGCATGATACTATGGATATAGGCAATTTACAAACTGTTTTGGCTTCAAAAGAGAAGGCTTTAACACAAAGTGCCCTTAGAGTTCTTCTTCATAAACGAGAGAAACTG TGTCATCAACAACATAAAATAGAAGATGAAATAGCATTATGTGATAAAAGTATTCAAAGAATCTTAGATG GTGGCAAAGGTAATTTGGCTTTAAAACTAGAAACGCTACTGGGCTTCTGTGATGAAATGTGCTTGAAGGATAGAGCTGCTATCCAAGAAGAAGGCCATCAACCTGACGAAGAGCTTGGCTTGGTTCAACCTATGAGTGGAAGGAAATTGCCCAAAGCTGTATGCACTTCACAACGTGCATGTCAG gaCTTGCATCAAATATGTTGTGTGAATAACTGGATGTCTCCATCATATAATGTGTCAGCAACAGACG GTGGATTTCATGCTAGAGTTACTGTAAAGGGGGTTGACTTTCTATATTCTTGTGAGAGTGATCTGCATTCCAGCCCCTCTGAAGCACAAGAGTCAGCTGCATTTCAGATGATTACCAAATTACACTCTGTGGCAGATCACATGCATTAG